From Gossypium raimondii isolate GPD5lz chromosome 11, ASM2569854v1, whole genome shotgun sequence:
cttgtgtgtgtttatcgtttcttgtagattgatatatatatgttcggaggatcggatctacatcaacgATCACACTATCAAGATTTACTCCGGTAGAGTTTTTCAAACaactttttgatttatatggcatgtatagggatttggtcattttgtgtgtgtgtccttatgGTATGGCTAAGGAGAAACAAGTAAATATTCGATAATGATTAGTTATTGAAATGGCTATATAGGAACGTGTTTTGGCCTTGCGTATgcttaaatgatagttaatacaaagaaatgacaaaagagagtaaaaatttgcaatgaaacagttttttggacagcagcagtgacgtgattttaaaaaatcaccaaaaatagaataaattgaattagaaccTGAGTGAGATAggaaattaaagctgaatgagtctattttcacatgaaataaatatataataaaaagagttatatattatgagatatttgaattttagtgagacagggtcagaatggtttttgaagtcccctgttctgactttaaaaattcattaaaaattgtatagaaggaattatgagttataattcaTATGCCTAGATTctttagtgagtctattttcaatagaaacaaacaataatattatCCGAATTCTTTACaatgatataattaatttttagtgaagaggggtcagagctgtcgagcagtgaaacaagggagaatttaaagaataaactgtactaattggctgaaccaaaaattcttaaaattttatggtaaaaatatatatgagtctagtttcagggaaaatttacggatctaaatttctagtttcgtaactcgaggtataattaaattagtgactgttgcgcaggtggacagttttattgtgaatagtgaaataaattgttttaatttgattaagtaTTCGGAAAATTATTGATGTTTCTggtttggacccgaaccatttttattacatgattttggGGTCTCGAGAGTTCTTTTAGGGACATATGGATTGATTGTgagtgaataaattttaaaagcaaatttttatgctccgaactagtaagttaagtcaggtaatgcctcgtgctcgactccggcaacggtctcgggtaaggggtgttacagattaaCCAAATTCAgtcagttaaccgaattttttctgttttacccgaattttgcacacccctaacTCAAGGTCACTCTAAAATAGGATTTGTCCactctatatttttttcaatttaatcactttaattaagataattggATGTATGGCAAGTATCAACGACATCCACAAATAACTAAAGAGGAatgaacatatataaataagaatGGATGTATGACATGGTTAAGGCAAAGGGCAAAAGCTTCAACCTTTATAATTCGTTATATGCAGGCAATTCCAATTTTGGGGAGCTAAgccaaaatttgaataataaccTCATGTTGAGATATCTTGCTATATTTCAAGAGTTTGGGTGCACACCTACAAGATTTTACacgatttatttatttatttatttatttataggatAACTATACGACGGCTATATGTATATtgtcctttttctcttttgatcatttaactaacaaatttttttaatttggtcatccAACTAAacaaaaggttttttttttcttgtccaTTTCCATTGTGTTGTTAAATCTCTTACAAGAGGATAACGTAGCAATTAAAAATcgataataacaaatttagcccttaatttttacatattatatcgatttagtcataaattttaaaaattaaccctcaaagTTTACAAATGGtctcaatttgattctcatatttttaataatttgtaattttaaaataatttataaaattttaaattttataaaattaattaaatgttgtcATGTCATCTACGTGGCAatagcaaagttaacaaattaTCAAGGAGTTGCTTCTATTGGTTTGATTGTAATTGCTATTATCAATGAGTTGCTTTGTTTTCATTTAGATTCTATGTTTGCAAGTCGAAATTAACATATGCTATGGAGGCTTGTCTAGATTATGAATGACAGCATATTGAGAGCACTTGTATTTATTCATTGAGGAATTATTTGGTGTGAGAGtacaaattgaattgtaaacatTGGGTGTTTACTTCCCAAGTTCTCATGGAGAGAACTTAGAGGTAAATGTTCTAATCTTTAGGTATAATGGTGGGATTTCTACTTGGGGAGTGATAGAATGTGATTCGCTTGTTATATTGTGGATTAAAAATTACGTTTATATTTTAACAGGACAAATTGATTAACGTGAGTGACtagtttgaataattattttaacgagaataattaaattgagaaaaaaaattagagtgaccaaaataggacaAACCATATTTTATTGTGACCTTGGTGTAATTTAtcctgaaaaatattttactccGTAGACTTGGTTAAGTTGACCTGCTTCTAAACTCTATGTTTTGTTGATACAGGAACATAAAGATAAAAGTTGAAGTAGTATTCCTTATcaaaattttgcttttcttACTCAAATTCCgtgttttccattttcttttccttctcttttttctccttTAGCTTCTAAGACCTAAAAAGTCTTAAAGAACGTGGGAGTGGGGCTTTCTTCATAGACTTCTGTTTGACTCGACTTTATAACCTTTTGTGGATAATTAAATTTCCAAGTTAATGCATTTTGTTGGAAGAAACTTCCTTGCGCTTCatgtatttttgtgttttagctAAAGCTTACTCTATATATTTGGAGTTGTGAGCCATGGCAATTGCAACCATGACTACTCCTCTTCCTATTTCCTTattcccttttcttcttctcattccCGCTATCTGTTTTACCATTTGTCATGCCAATTCCAACCTACTTTGCATTCAGAGTGAGAGAGAAGCTCTTTTGAAATTCAAGAATCATCTCATTGATCCTTCAAACAGGCTATCGTCATGGGTTGAAGGTGGGGATTGCTGTGAATGGACTGGTGTCGTCTGCCATAACTCAACAGGCCACGTCAACCAACTGCACTTGGCCGCTACTCTTCCAGAGGTTGATTACTCTGAAACAATTACTGAATTGGAAGCTTACTACAATTCCCGGCTAGGAGGCAAAATAAATCCTTCACTGCTGGAGTTGAAGCATCTTAGTTCCCTGGACTTCAGCAATAACGATTTTAGCAGCATACATATCCCGAAATTTTTCGGTTTGCTGCAGAGTTTAACATATCTTAACCTCTCTCGAGCACAATTTCAGGGAGCAATTCCTCATAACCTTGGGAATCTCTCAAAGCTGCAGTATCTTGATCTTCGAGGTAATGATCTCGAACCAAAAAGTCTTCAATGGGTTTCTGGACTTTCTTCCTTGCGGTACCTTGATTTAAGCTATGTGAATCTTTCTGAAGCAAATGACTGGATACAGGTAACATTCAAACTTCCCTCTTTGTTAGAGTTGCACTTGTCAGATTGTGATTTAGAAGATGATCCATCTTTGATCAGTGCCAATTTTACAAAATCACTGGTTGTTCTTGATCTTTCTTTCAACCGCTTTTCTTCAGTACCTAAGTCGGTATTTAGTCTTCATGGTCTTCTGTCAATTGATCTTCGTGGCTATTCTTTGCAAGGACCAATTCCAGATTACTTTGGGAACACCTCGTTTCTTGAAGTTCTTGATCTTAGTTGGAATGGTCTCAATTCGTCCATACCCAATTCCTTGTATAGTTTAAACCGTCTTCAGTTCCTTAGTCTTGGCCATAACCAGTTACAAGGAACAATCTCGAGTGCCATTGGAAACTTGAGCTCTGTTACTCAGCTTGATCTTTCAGTAAATCAATTAAACGGCCAAATTCCCTTGTCTATAGGGCAGTTGTCATCTTTGGAGGAGTTTGATGCTTcagaaaatcaattaaatggtCAAATTCCATTGTCTATAGGGGAGTTATCATCTTTGAAGTTGTTTGATGTTTCAGAAAATCAATTAAACGGCCAAATTCCCTTGTCTATAGGGCAGTTGTCATCTTTGGAGGAGTTTAATGTTTcagaaaatcaattaaatggtCAAATTCCATTGTCTATAGGGGAGTTATCATCTTTGAAGTTGTTTGATGTTTcagaaaatcaattaaatggtACATTTCCTCTATCTTTTGGACGATTAGAAAGTTTGGAAACTCTGGATTGTGAGTATAACCTATTAGAAGGAGTTGTATCAGAAACCCATTTTTCTAATCTCACGAGATTGACAACTCTGAAGGCATCACACAATCGGCTTAGATTTGAACCAAACTCTAGCTGGATTCCCCCATTTCAATGTGAAAGGATCGAATTGGGTCACTGGCATCTTGGCCCAAAGTTTCCCCAGTGGCTAAAATTCCAAAAGAATTTGTCTTATTTGGATATCTCCTATGCAGGAATTTCACATGTCATGCCCACTTGGTTTTTGAACCTTCCCACTCAATTTGAATCTTTAGACCTTTCCTCGAATCAACTTAGAGGagagatttcatatttgaatgtGAGAAACTCTGTTAATTTGAGTTCAAACCGATTCAGAGGCCCATTGCCAGGAGTATTCCCAACTTTAcgatttctaattttatcaaataattcattttcgGGATCTCTTTTTGAATTAGTTTGTAATTCGTTTAGTGGGGAATTTATGGAAGTTCTTTACATTGATAAAAATCTTATCTCAGGAGATATTCCAGATTGTTGGAATGATTGGCCGATTTTGGACCTTTTAAATTTGGGAAGCAACAATTTGACCGGCAAAATCCCACCTTCCTTATGGCATCTAAATCTTATGATGCTAAACCTTCGAAACAATACTATGTTTGGAGAATTGCCATCCACATTGCAAAATCCTCCAGATTTGATTATGTTTGATATTAGTGAAAATCATTTCAGTGGAAGTGTACCAGCATGGATTGGTGATAAGCTCTCAAACCTTGAGATTCTAAGCCTTCGATCAAATAACTTTGATGGACATAT
This genomic window contains:
- the LOC128034904 gene encoding receptor-like protein EIX2, yielding MAIATMTTPLPISLFPCLLLIPAICFTICHANSNLLCIQSEREALLKFKNHLIDPSNRLSSWVEGGDCCEWTGVVCHNSTGHVNQLHLAATLPEVDYSETITELEAYYNSRLGGKINPSLLELKHLSSLDFSNNDFSSIHIPKFFGLLQSLTYLNLSRAQFQGAIPHNLGNLSKLQYLDLRGNDLEPKSLQWVSGLSSLRYLDLSYVNLSEANDWIQVTFKLPSLLELHLSDCDLEDDPSLISANFTKSLVVLDLSFNRFSSVPKSVFSLHGLLSIDLRGYSLQGPIPDYFGNTSFLEVLDLSWNGLNSSIPNSLYSLNRLQFLSLGHNQLQGTISSAIGNLSSVTQLDLSVNQLNGQIPLSIGQLSSLEEFDASENQLNGQIPLSIGELSSLKLFDVSENQLNGQIPLSIGQLSSLEEFNVSENQLNGQIPLSIGELSSLKLFDVSENQLNGTFPLSFGRLESLETLDCEYNLLEGVVSETHFSNLTRLTTLKASHNRLRFEPNSSWIPPFQCERIELGHWHLGPKFPQWLKFQKNLSYLDISYAGISHVMPTWFLNLPTQFESLDLSSNQLRGEISYLNVRNSVNLSSNRFRGPLPGVFPTLRFLILSNNSFSGSLFELVCNSFSGEFMEVLYIDKNLISGDIPDCWNDWPILDLLNLGSNNLTGKIPPSLWHLNLMMLNLRNNTMFGELPSTLQNPPDLIMFDISENHFSGSVPAWIGDKLSNLEILSLRSNNFDGHIPHKICDLQFLQNLDLAHNNISGVIPKCFNNLSAMATTKKTNNEISAGNVNNVNLEDPIYLNNVNAAPFYLKALLVMKGREDEYGSTLGLVTSMDLSANSLTGEIPKEIGSLIGLLSLNFSGNLLTGNIPDNIGKMELMESLDLSMNRLNGEIPPSFSNLNFLNHFNVSYNNLTGQIPTSTQLQSFENLSYVGNHLWGPPLTKNCTSKGIPIDVANNGSSREGSKVNWLYVSIVLGFVMGFWGVVAPLFFIRSWRHAYYRKLDHVGRKLYVSWATMGM